In a single window of the Globicephala melas chromosome 10, mGloMel1.2, whole genome shotgun sequence genome:
- the NCKAP5L gene encoding nck-associated protein 5-like isoform X3 codes for MSVPAWVRRQRQGLMSEAMDQPAGSPGNPKPGEGGEGSMEPGTCQELLHRLRELEAENSALAQANENQRETYERCLDEVANHVVQALLNQKDLREECIKLKKRVFDLERQNQMLSALFQQKLQLTAGSLPQIPLVPLQLPSEPPASPSLSSAEGPSTSLPLGRCAGQREVCWEQQLRPGGPVPPAAPPPALEALSPFLRKKAQILEVLRALEETDPLLLCSPATPWPPPGEGSGSPEPINGELCGPPQPEPSPWAPYLLLGPGSLGGLLHWERLLGGPGEEESAGRPWGPSRGFPQAQGTGSGPPCAPGSSSSSSSDEAGDPNEAPSPDTLLGALARKQLNLGQLLEDTESYLQAFLAGAACPLSGEQPGPRQPSSPDQGPPQLSKSKGLPKSAWGGGTPEAHRPGFGATSEGQGPLPFLSVFMGAGDAPLGSRSGHPHSSSQVKSKLQIGSPSPGEAQGPLLPSPARGLKFLKLPPASEKVPSPGGPQLSPQLPRNSRIPCRNSGSDGSPSPLPARRGLGGGELSPEGVQGLPTSPSPCPTTPDSAQLRPPQPALSTTLSPGPVVSPCYENILDLSRSTFRGPSPEPPPSPLQVPTYPQLTLEVPRAPEVLRSPGVPSSPCHPESCSYESAQEKSLDKAGSESPHPGRRTPGSSSKKTGQGPGRRPGDPGYTPLRDRLAALGKLKTGPEGPQGPEKNGVPARPGTEKARGGGKSGESTGDTAPSASRPPEQPEAKGALRGAVALGTSSLKQQESGLLGDPGSRVYSSHSMGARVDLEPVSPRSCLTKVELAKSRLAGALCPQVPRTPAKVPTSTPSLGKPNKSPHGSPTKLPSKSPTKVVPRPVAPPATKEAPKPDKGKGPPWADSSGTTAQPTPPAPGPADPGPGPEGRAPHSAIEEKVMKGIEENMLRLQGQERAPGTEAKHRNASSIASWFGLKKSKLPALNRRTEAAKGKEGAGGSSPLRKEVKMEARKLEAESLNISKLMAKAEDLRRALEEEKAYLSSRARPRPGGPAPGPGAGLGQVQGQLAGMYQGADTFMQQLLNRVDGKELPPKSWREPKPEYGDFQPVSSDPKNPWPACGPRNGLVGPLQGCGKPPGKPSSEPGRREEMPSEDSLAEPVPTSHFTACGSLTRTLDSGIGTFPPPDHGSSGTPSKNLPKTKPPRLEPPAGVPPARPPPLTKVPRRAHTLEREVPGIEELLVSGRHPSMPAFPALLTAAPGHRGHQTCPHDPCEDPGPPAPVQLAKNWTFPNARAASGSSDPFLCPPRQLEGLPRTPMALPVDVDGKRSLEPSRPAPAPQGPAFGGSRTPSTSDVGEEGRVASGGPPGLETSESLSDSLYDSLSSCGSQG; via the exons ATGAGTGTGCCAGCCTGGGTGAGAAGGCAGAGACAG GGCCTGATGTCGGAGGCCATGGACCAGCCGGCCGGGAGCCCTGGAAACCCGAAGCCAGGAGAGGGTGGTGAGGGCAGCATGGAGCCGGGCACCTGCCAGGAGCTCCTGCACCGGCTGCGGGAGCTGGAG gCAGAGAACTCGGCACTGGCCCAGGCCAATGAAAACCAGCGGGAGACCTACGAGCGCTGTCTGGACGAG GTTGCCAACCATGTGGTGCAGGCGCTGCTGAACCAAAAG GACCTGCGGGAGGAGTGCATCAAGCTGAAGAAGAGGGTATTTGACCTGGAACGGCAGAACCAGATGCTGAGCGCcctgtttcagcagaaacttcagCTCACAGCAGGCTCCCTCCCTCAG ATCCCACTCGTCCCACTCCAGCTGCCTTCGGAGCCaccagcctctccctccctgaGCTCCGCTGAGGGACCGTCCACCTCGCTGCCTCTGGGGCGCTGTGCTGGGCAGAGAGAG GTGTGTTGGGAGCAGCAGCTGCGGCCAGGAGGCCCAGTACCCCCGGCCGCCCCACCCCCAGCGCTGGAGGCCCTATCCCCGTTCCTTCGAAAGAAAGCCCAGATCCTGGAGGTGCTGAGAGCCCTGGAAGAGACTGACCCCTTGCTTCTGTGCTCACCTGCCACCCCCTGGCCGCCTCCAGGCGAGGGTTCCGGCTCCCCAGAGCCCATCAATGGCGAGCTATGTGGCCCACCTCAGCCTGAACCCTCTCCCTGGGCCCCCTACCTGCTACTAGGTCCTGGTAGCCTGGGAGGCCTGCTGCACTGGGAGCGCCTCTTAGGGGGCCCAGGGGAGGAAGAGAGTGCTGGGCGGCCCTGGGGCCCTAGTAGGGGCTTCCCACAGGCCCAGGGCACCGGTTCCGGGCCACCCTGCGCCCCAGGCAGcagctcctcctcctcttctgatGAGGCAGGTGACCCCAACGAGGCACCCAGCCCTGACACCCTGCTCGGGGCCCTGGCCCGCAAACAGCTGAACCTGGGCCAGCTCCTCGAGGACACGGAGTCTTACCTACAGGCCTTCTTGGCCGGGGCCGCTTGCCCACTCAGCGGGGAACAGCCGGGTCCCAGGCAGCCATCCTCCCCAGACCAGGGGCCCCCACAGctgtccaagtccaaaggcctccCCAAGTCAGCTTGGGGAGGGGGTACCCCGGAGGCCCACAGGCCGGGCTTTGGTGCTACCTCAGAGGGCCAGGggcctctccccttcctcagcGTGTTCATGGGTGCAGGGGACGCCCCCCTGGGCTCACGGTCTGGCCACCCCCACTCCTCATCTCAGGTGAAAAGCAAGCTCCAAATTGGCTCCCCTTCTCCCGGGGAAGCCCAAGGACCCCTTCTGCCCTCTCCAGCCAGAGGCCTCAAGTTTCTAAAGCTGCCTCCAGCCTCAGAGAAGGTACCCAGCCCAGGGGGCCCCCAGCTCAGCCCCCAGCTCCCCCGGAACTCCCGAATCCCCTGTCGGAACAGTGGCTCAGACGGCAGCCCCTCCCCGCTGCCGGCCCGCAGGGGTCTGGGCGGAGGAGAGCTGTCCCCAGAGGGGGTGCAGGGTCTGCCCACCAGCCCGTCACCCTGCCCCACAACCCCAGATTCTGCACAGCTCAGACCTCCCCAGCCAGCCTTGTCCACTACGCTTTCCCCGGGACCAGTGGTGTCTCCTTGCTACGAGAACATTCTGGACCTTTCCCGGAGCACCTTTAGGGGGCCTTCCCCAGAGCCACCTCCATCCCCGCTGCAGGTGCCCACCTACCCACAACTAACTCTGGAGGTGCCACGGGCCCCTGAGGTCCTCAGAAGCCCTGGAGTCCCCTCCAGCCCTTGCCACCCAGAATCCTGCTCCTATGAGAGTGCCCAGGAGAAGAGTTTGGACAAGGCAGGCTCGGAGTCTCCCCACCCTGGCCGCAGGACCCCCGGCAGCTCGTCCAAGAAAACTGGTCAGGGGCCGGGCCGGCGACCTGGGGATCCTGGCTACACACCTCTGCGGGACAGACTAGCAGCCCTGGGGAAACTGAAGACTGGCCCCGAGGGGCCCCAGGGCCCAGAAAAGAATGGGGTGCCAGCTAGGCCTGGCACCGAGAAGGCCCGGGGAGGAGGGAAGTCAGGGGAGAGCACTGGAGACACAGCGCCCTCTGCCTCCAGGCCCCCTGAGCAGCCAGAAGCCAAGGGGGCCCTGCGGGGGGCCGTGGCCTTAGGCACAAGCAGCCTGAAGCAACAGGAATCTGGGCTCCTGGGGGACCCTGGGTCCCGAGTCTACTCTTCCCACTCCATGGGGGCCCGGGTGGACCTGGAGCCTGTCTCACCAAGGAGCTGCCTCACCAAAGTGGAGCTGGCCAAGAGCCGGCTGGCAGGGGCCCTGTGCCCCCAGGTACCCCGCACCCCTGCCAAAGTGCCAACCTCAACCCCCAGCCTCGGCAAGCCCAATAAGAGTCCCCATGGCAGCCCGACAAAGCTGCCTTCTAAGTCGCCCACCAAGGTGGTGCCCCGACCTGTGGCCCCACCAGCCACCAAGGAGGCCCCCAAGCCTGACAAGGGGAAGGGCCCACCCTGGGCAGACAGCAGCGGCACTACAGCCCAGCCCACACCCCCAGCACCTGGCCCTGCCgacccaggcccaggccctgagGGGCGGGCCCCACACTCGGCCATTGAGGAGAAGGTGATGAAGGGCATCGAGGAGAACATGCTGCGGCTCCAGGGCCAGGAGCGGGCCCCCGGCACCGAGGCCAAGCACCGCAACGCTAGCAGCATCGCCAGCTGGTTCGGCCTTAAGAAGAGCAAGCTGCCAGCGCTGAACCGCCGCACAGAGGCCGCCAAGGGCAAGGAAGGGGCTGGCGGGAGCTCCCCACTCCGGAAGGAGGTCAAGATGGAAGCCCGGAAGCTGGAGGCCGAGAGCCTCAACATCTCCAAGCTGATGGCCAAGGCGGAAGACCTGCGCCGGGCACTGGAGGAGGAGAAGGCCTACCTGAGCAGCAGGGCCCGGCCACGGCCCGGGGGACCAGCGCCAGGGCCCGGTGCAGGCCTGGGGCAGGTGCAGGGCCAGCTGGCCGGCATGTACCAGGGTGCGGACACCTTCATGCAGCAGCTGCTCAACAG GGTGGATGGCAAGGAGCTGCCCCCCAAGAGCTGGCGGGAGCCCAAACCTGAGTATGGCGATTTCCAGCCAGTGTCCTCTGACCCCAAGAACCCCTGGCCGGCCTGTGGGCCCCGAAATGGCCTGGTGGGCCCTCTTCAGGGCTGCGGAAAACCTCCTGGGAAG CCAAGCAGCGAGCCGGGGAGGCGGGAAGAGATGCCCTCAGAGGACAGTCTGGCTGAGCCAGTGCCCACTTCACATTTCACAG cctgtggCTCTTTGACTCGAACTCTGGACAGTGGCATTGGGACCTTCCCGCCCCCAGACCATGGCAGCAGTGGGACCCCCAGTAAGAATCTTCCCAAGACCAAGCCACCACGGCTGGAGCCCCCAGCCGGGGTGCCCCCAGCTCGGCCCCCACCCCTTACCAAAGTCCCCCGCCGTGCCCACACACTGGAGCGTGAGGTGCCTGGCATAGAGGAGCTGCTGGTGAGCGGGCGGCACCCCAGCATGCCGGCCTTCCCCGCCCTGCTCACCGCTGCTCCGGGCCACCGGGGCCATCAGACCTGTCCCCACG ATCCTTGTGAAGACCCAGGTCCTCCTGCTCCTGTCCAGCTGGCCAAGAACTGGACCTTCCCCAACGCGAGGGCAGCCAGCGGCTCCTCTGACCCTTTCCTATGCCCACCCCGACAACTGGAGGGGCTGCCCAGGACCCCCATG gccctgcccgTGGACGTGGACGGAAAGCGGAGCCTGGAGCCCAGCCGCCCAGCTCCTGCGCCCCAGGGCCCAGCGTTTGGGGGGAGCCGCACCCCCAGCACATCGGACGTGGGCGAGGAAGGGAGAGTGGCCAGTGGGGGTCCCCCGGGGCTGGAGACCTCAGAGTCTCTCAGTGACTCACTCTATGACTCGCTGTCCTCCTGCGGGAGTCAGGGCTGA
- the NCKAP5L gene encoding nck-associated protein 5-like isoform X4 has product MSVPAWVRRQRQGLMSEAMDQPAGSPGNPKPGEGGEGSMEPGTCQELLHRLRELEAENSALAQANENQRETYERCLDEVANHVVQALLNQKDLREECIKLKKRVFDLERQNQMLSALFQQKLQLTAGSLPQIPLVPLQLPSEPPASPSLSSAEGPSTSLPLGRCAGQREVCWEQQLRPGGPVPPAAPPPALEALSPFLRKKAQILEVLRALEETDPLLLCSPATPWPPPGEGSGSPEPINGELCGPPQPEPSPWAPYLLLGPGSLGGLLHWERLLGGPGEEESAGRPWGPSRGFPQAQGTGSGPPCAPGSSSSSSSDEAGDPNEAPSPDTLLGALARKQLNLGQLLEDTESYLQAFLAGAACPLSGEQPGPRQPSSPDQGPPQLSKSKGLPKSAWGGGTPEAHRPGFGATSEGQGPLPFLSVFMGAGDAPLGSRSGHPHSSSQVKSKLQIGSPSPGEAQGPLLPSPARGLKFLKLPPASEKVPSPGGPQLSPQLPRNSRIPCRNSGSDGSPSPLPARRGLGGGELSPEGVQGLPTSPSPCPTTPDSAQLRPPQPALSTTLSPGPVVSPCYENILDLSRSTFRGPSPEPPPSPLQVPTYPQLTLEVPRAPEVLRSPGVPSSPCHPESCSYESAQEKSLDKAGSESPHPGRRTPGSSSKKTGQGPGRRPGDPGYTPLRDRLAALGKLKTGPEGPQGPEKNGVPARPGTEKARGGGKSGESTGDTAPSASRPPEQPEAKGALRGAVALGTSSLKQQESGLLGDPGSRVYSSHSMGARVDLEPVSPRSCLTKVELAKSRLAGALCPQVPRTPAKVPTSTPSLGKPNKSPHGSPTKLPSKSPTKVVPRPVAPPATKEAPKPDKGKGPPWADSSGTTAQPTPPAPGPADPGPGPEGRAPHSAIEEKVMKGIEENMLRLQGQERAPGTEAKHRNASSIASWFGLKKSKLPALNRRTEAAKGKEGAGGSSPLRKEVKMEARKLEAESLNISKLMAKAEDLRRALEEEKAYLSSRARPRPGGPAPGPGAGLGQVQGQLAGMYQGADTFMQQLLNRVDGKELPPKSWREPKPEYGDFQPVSSDPKNPWPACGPRNGLVGPLQGCGKPPGKPSSEPGRREEMPSEDSLAEPVPTSHFTACGSLTRTLDSGIGTFPPPDHGSSGTPNPCEDPGPPAPVQLAKNWTFPNARAASGSSDPFLCPPRQLEGLPRTPMALPVDVDGKRSLEPSRPAPAPQGPAFGGSRTPSTSDVGEEGRVASGGPPGLETSESLSDSLYDSLSSCGSQG; this is encoded by the exons ATGAGTGTGCCAGCCTGGGTGAGAAGGCAGAGACAG GGCCTGATGTCGGAGGCCATGGACCAGCCGGCCGGGAGCCCTGGAAACCCGAAGCCAGGAGAGGGTGGTGAGGGCAGCATGGAGCCGGGCACCTGCCAGGAGCTCCTGCACCGGCTGCGGGAGCTGGAG gCAGAGAACTCGGCACTGGCCCAGGCCAATGAAAACCAGCGGGAGACCTACGAGCGCTGTCTGGACGAG GTTGCCAACCATGTGGTGCAGGCGCTGCTGAACCAAAAG GACCTGCGGGAGGAGTGCATCAAGCTGAAGAAGAGGGTATTTGACCTGGAACGGCAGAACCAGATGCTGAGCGCcctgtttcagcagaaacttcagCTCACAGCAGGCTCCCTCCCTCAG ATCCCACTCGTCCCACTCCAGCTGCCTTCGGAGCCaccagcctctccctccctgaGCTCCGCTGAGGGACCGTCCACCTCGCTGCCTCTGGGGCGCTGTGCTGGGCAGAGAGAG GTGTGTTGGGAGCAGCAGCTGCGGCCAGGAGGCCCAGTACCCCCGGCCGCCCCACCCCCAGCGCTGGAGGCCCTATCCCCGTTCCTTCGAAAGAAAGCCCAGATCCTGGAGGTGCTGAGAGCCCTGGAAGAGACTGACCCCTTGCTTCTGTGCTCACCTGCCACCCCCTGGCCGCCTCCAGGCGAGGGTTCCGGCTCCCCAGAGCCCATCAATGGCGAGCTATGTGGCCCACCTCAGCCTGAACCCTCTCCCTGGGCCCCCTACCTGCTACTAGGTCCTGGTAGCCTGGGAGGCCTGCTGCACTGGGAGCGCCTCTTAGGGGGCCCAGGGGAGGAAGAGAGTGCTGGGCGGCCCTGGGGCCCTAGTAGGGGCTTCCCACAGGCCCAGGGCACCGGTTCCGGGCCACCCTGCGCCCCAGGCAGcagctcctcctcctcttctgatGAGGCAGGTGACCCCAACGAGGCACCCAGCCCTGACACCCTGCTCGGGGCCCTGGCCCGCAAACAGCTGAACCTGGGCCAGCTCCTCGAGGACACGGAGTCTTACCTACAGGCCTTCTTGGCCGGGGCCGCTTGCCCACTCAGCGGGGAACAGCCGGGTCCCAGGCAGCCATCCTCCCCAGACCAGGGGCCCCCACAGctgtccaagtccaaaggcctccCCAAGTCAGCTTGGGGAGGGGGTACCCCGGAGGCCCACAGGCCGGGCTTTGGTGCTACCTCAGAGGGCCAGGggcctctccccttcctcagcGTGTTCATGGGTGCAGGGGACGCCCCCCTGGGCTCACGGTCTGGCCACCCCCACTCCTCATCTCAGGTGAAAAGCAAGCTCCAAATTGGCTCCCCTTCTCCCGGGGAAGCCCAAGGACCCCTTCTGCCCTCTCCAGCCAGAGGCCTCAAGTTTCTAAAGCTGCCTCCAGCCTCAGAGAAGGTACCCAGCCCAGGGGGCCCCCAGCTCAGCCCCCAGCTCCCCCGGAACTCCCGAATCCCCTGTCGGAACAGTGGCTCAGACGGCAGCCCCTCCCCGCTGCCGGCCCGCAGGGGTCTGGGCGGAGGAGAGCTGTCCCCAGAGGGGGTGCAGGGTCTGCCCACCAGCCCGTCACCCTGCCCCACAACCCCAGATTCTGCACAGCTCAGACCTCCCCAGCCAGCCTTGTCCACTACGCTTTCCCCGGGACCAGTGGTGTCTCCTTGCTACGAGAACATTCTGGACCTTTCCCGGAGCACCTTTAGGGGGCCTTCCCCAGAGCCACCTCCATCCCCGCTGCAGGTGCCCACCTACCCACAACTAACTCTGGAGGTGCCACGGGCCCCTGAGGTCCTCAGAAGCCCTGGAGTCCCCTCCAGCCCTTGCCACCCAGAATCCTGCTCCTATGAGAGTGCCCAGGAGAAGAGTTTGGACAAGGCAGGCTCGGAGTCTCCCCACCCTGGCCGCAGGACCCCCGGCAGCTCGTCCAAGAAAACTGGTCAGGGGCCGGGCCGGCGACCTGGGGATCCTGGCTACACACCTCTGCGGGACAGACTAGCAGCCCTGGGGAAACTGAAGACTGGCCCCGAGGGGCCCCAGGGCCCAGAAAAGAATGGGGTGCCAGCTAGGCCTGGCACCGAGAAGGCCCGGGGAGGAGGGAAGTCAGGGGAGAGCACTGGAGACACAGCGCCCTCTGCCTCCAGGCCCCCTGAGCAGCCAGAAGCCAAGGGGGCCCTGCGGGGGGCCGTGGCCTTAGGCACAAGCAGCCTGAAGCAACAGGAATCTGGGCTCCTGGGGGACCCTGGGTCCCGAGTCTACTCTTCCCACTCCATGGGGGCCCGGGTGGACCTGGAGCCTGTCTCACCAAGGAGCTGCCTCACCAAAGTGGAGCTGGCCAAGAGCCGGCTGGCAGGGGCCCTGTGCCCCCAGGTACCCCGCACCCCTGCCAAAGTGCCAACCTCAACCCCCAGCCTCGGCAAGCCCAATAAGAGTCCCCATGGCAGCCCGACAAAGCTGCCTTCTAAGTCGCCCACCAAGGTGGTGCCCCGACCTGTGGCCCCACCAGCCACCAAGGAGGCCCCCAAGCCTGACAAGGGGAAGGGCCCACCCTGGGCAGACAGCAGCGGCACTACAGCCCAGCCCACACCCCCAGCACCTGGCCCTGCCgacccaggcccaggccctgagGGGCGGGCCCCACACTCGGCCATTGAGGAGAAGGTGATGAAGGGCATCGAGGAGAACATGCTGCGGCTCCAGGGCCAGGAGCGGGCCCCCGGCACCGAGGCCAAGCACCGCAACGCTAGCAGCATCGCCAGCTGGTTCGGCCTTAAGAAGAGCAAGCTGCCAGCGCTGAACCGCCGCACAGAGGCCGCCAAGGGCAAGGAAGGGGCTGGCGGGAGCTCCCCACTCCGGAAGGAGGTCAAGATGGAAGCCCGGAAGCTGGAGGCCGAGAGCCTCAACATCTCCAAGCTGATGGCCAAGGCGGAAGACCTGCGCCGGGCACTGGAGGAGGAGAAGGCCTACCTGAGCAGCAGGGCCCGGCCACGGCCCGGGGGACCAGCGCCAGGGCCCGGTGCAGGCCTGGGGCAGGTGCAGGGCCAGCTGGCCGGCATGTACCAGGGTGCGGACACCTTCATGCAGCAGCTGCTCAACAG GGTGGATGGCAAGGAGCTGCCCCCCAAGAGCTGGCGGGAGCCCAAACCTGAGTATGGCGATTTCCAGCCAGTGTCCTCTGACCCCAAGAACCCCTGGCCGGCCTGTGGGCCCCGAAATGGCCTGGTGGGCCCTCTTCAGGGCTGCGGAAAACCTCCTGGGAAG CCAAGCAGCGAGCCGGGGAGGCGGGAAGAGATGCCCTCAGAGGACAGTCTGGCTGAGCCAGTGCCCACTTCACATTTCACAG cctgtggCTCTTTGACTCGAACTCTGGACAGTGGCATTGGGACCTTCCCGCCCCCAGACCATGGCAGCAGTGGGACCCCCA ATCCTTGTGAAGACCCAGGTCCTCCTGCTCCTGTCCAGCTGGCCAAGAACTGGACCTTCCCCAACGCGAGGGCAGCCAGCGGCTCCTCTGACCCTTTCCTATGCCCACCCCGACAACTGGAGGGGCTGCCCAGGACCCCCATG gccctgcccgTGGACGTGGACGGAAAGCGGAGCCTGGAGCCCAGCCGCCCAGCTCCTGCGCCCCAGGGCCCAGCGTTTGGGGGGAGCCGCACCCCCAGCACATCGGACGTGGGCGAGGAAGGGAGAGTGGCCAGTGGGGGTCCCCCGGGGCTGGAGACCTCAGAGTCTCTCAGTGACTCACTCTATGACTCGCTGTCCTCCTGCGGGAGTCAGGGCTGA